The genomic segment TTGCGGCTCCCGCCACCCGCCGTTGCGGACCCCGGCCCGGCCCCTTCCGGCCCCAGGCCGGCCCTTCCGTACCCCGCCCCCGCCCCCGCGGGGCACCGCCCGCGCCCTTCCGGGCACCGCCCCGCCGCCAAGTCCCCGCAAATACCCGGCACTTCAGCCCCTGTTAGACCCAAAGTAAAACAGCGGACACCCGCTGTTTCAGGCGCCCGGACGGGCCGGTGGCCCGTCCCGGCCCGCCCCGGTCCGCCCTCACCCGTGCCGGACCGGCCACCCGCGGCCAAAACCCGCCCGTCCGCACCCGCGTGACCTGCCCCTTCCTCAAGATCCACTCAAGAAATGGCAGGTAGATCGCCTGAAGTCGACTCCAGCGCAGCTAGAAACCAGCTACGCGGTTTTGTATTGACAGCGGTCCCCGAATCTATTTGAATCTGGGTGCGGTAAGGGGATCGGCTCCGCGAGCGGCTACGGCGCGAGCGGCAACAACCACCTTCAGGGGGACGCTGTGGACATCGAGGTACTCGGCGCACTGGGGGTGCGGGAAAACGGTCGGTCCATCACGCCCACCGCCCCCAAGCCCCGCCAGGTGCTCGCGCTGCTGGCGCTGCACGCCGACCGGATGGTGCCGGTGTCCGCCCTGACCGAGGAGCTGTGGGGCGCGGCCCCGCCGCGCAGCGCCCGCACCACCTTGCAGACCTACGTCCTGCAGCTGCGCGAGCTGATCGCCGCCGCGCTGGAGCGCGACACCCTCCCGGACGCCACCGGCACCGCGGCCACCGGCACCGCGGCCACCGGCGCCGGGTCCGCGCCGGGCGGGACGGGCGCCGGTGCGGGGCCGGTGCGCAGCGCCAAGGACGTGCTGGTGACGATGCCCGGCGGGTATCTGCTGTGCAGCGGCGGCGGGGCCAGCGACGTGCGGACCTTCGAGCGGCTGGCGGGCGCCGGCTACCGGGCCATGGACGCCGGGGACTGCGCCGGCGCGGCCCGCCAGCTGCGCGAGGCGCTGGCCCTGTGGTCGGGCACCGCCTTCGCCGACGTCCAGGCCGGCCCGCAGCTGCAGATGGAGATCAAGCGCCTGGACGAGAGCCGGCTGTGCGCGCTGGACCGGCGCATCGAGGCCGACCTGCGCCTGGGCCGCCACCGCGAGCTGCTGGCCGAACTGACCGTCCTGGTCAACGGCTACCGCACCCACGAGAGCCTGCACGCCCAGTACATGCTCGCCCTGCACCGCTCCGGGCGGCGCGGCGAGGCCCTGGACGCCTACCAGCGGCTGCGCACCACCCTGGTGCAGGAACTGGGCCTGGAGCCCTCGGCCCGGCTGCGGCGCCTGCAGCGCTCCATCCTGACCGCCGGCCACGACCTCGCCGCCCCCACCCCCGCCGCCCCTGCCGCCCCTGTTGTCCCGGCCGCCGCTCCGGCCCCGGCCCCCGCCGGGGCCGGGGCCGTGCCGGGGGCCGCGCCTCCCGCGGCCCGGGTGCGGCTGGTGCCCACCGGCTGACCCGCCCCCCGGGCCGGCGGCCCCGCCGGCCGCGGGCGGCCAGGGCCACCCGGCCCCCCGCCGCCCCCTGTGTCTGCCCTTCCCCTCCCCACGCACTCGCCCGCCGCGAGATCTGCGGCGGGCGAGCCGCGTGGAGAGCGCGTGCGCCGCCCCCACCGGCCACGCCGTGCACCACCCGCGTACCACCGCCGGCTGCCGCGCCCCACCGCGGCAGCGGGCCCGTACCGCCGCGCACCGGTGCCCCCGCGCACCGGTGCACCGCAGTTGGAACCGTTCACGGACGTGAGGACTTGACGGAGCAAAGGGGGGGGAGGGGCGGTGCGCGACAACGTTTCCTTGCCCGTCGCACCGGCTTCACCCCGGGCCAGGCGCACCTGGCCCGCGCCGCCTAGCGTGCAACCCGCAAGGCGTGTACGGCGCCTGACGCCGCCTCACCCCTGCCCCTTCCCGTCCCCGTCCCGGTTCCCCTTCCGGCACCTGTTCCTGTTCCTGTTCCTGTTCCACGACCGGGGCCCCGTGGCCCGTACGGCGAAAGGAGGACGCCCCGCACCCGACCCAAGAGCGCCCGCGGCGACGGAATGCAGTCAAGACACACACTCGACGAAGTACGGAGAACACCCATGAAGATTCAGGTTCTGGGTCCGTTGAGCGCCGAGGTCAACGGGGGATCGATTGTTCCGACGGCACGCAAGCCGCGGCAGATCTTGTCCCTCTTTGCCCTCTATCCCGGACAGGTCATGCCCGTCCCCACGCTCATGGAGGAACTCTGGGGCACCGAACCGCCCCAGAGCGCGCTGACCACCCTGCAGACCTACATCCTCCAGCTGCGCCGGCACCTGGGCACCGCGCTGGGGCCCGGCACCCCCGGCACCGCCAAGGAGGTCCTGGCCACCCGGCACGGCGGCTATCTGATGCAGATACCGGCCGAGGGCGTGGACGTGCACGAGTACGACCGGCTGGCCACCGAGGGCCGTACCGCCTTCGAGAACGGGGACGACGCCACCGCCGCCGACCGCTTCCGCCGGGCCCTGGCGCTGTGGCGCGGGCCCGCGCTGGTGGACGTGCGGGTGGGCCCCATCCTGGAGATCGAGGTCATGCGGCTGGAGGAGTCCCGCCTGGGCACCGTGGAGCGGCGCATCGACGCCGACCTGCGCCTGGGCCGGCACTCCGAGCTCATCGCCGAGCTCACCGAGCTGACCGCGCGCTACCCCCAGCATGAGGGGCTGCACTCGCAGGCCATGGTGGCGCTCTACCGCTCGGGACGGCAGGCCTCGGCCCTGGAGATCTACCGCAAGCTGCGCATCCGCATGATCGAAGGACTGGGGGTGGAGCCCTCCCCGCAGGTGCAGCGGCTGCACCAGGCGATGCTGGCCGTCGATCCCCAGCTGGACGTCACGGCCGGGCCGCGGCGCACCTCCACGTTCGACCTCTACGCGGCCTGAACCACCCGGCACCGGCCGGCCGGTGCCCGCAACACCTGGCCCCGGCCGGCCGACGGCCCGCAACACCTGGCTCTGGCCGGCCGACGGCCCGCATACCCGGCCACCGGCCCGCCGACAGCCGGCCTGTGGGCCCCGGCCCGTGCGGCCGCCGGTCCCGCTCGCCGGGCCAGCCGGCGCCCGGCCGCCCGGCACGGCTTTCCGCTCGCCGGCTGCCCGGCCGCCGGCCGTGCGGTCGGTGGCTGACCGGTCGTTGATCGTGCGGTTACCGGCCGGTTGGCCAGGGCCAGGTCCTGACGGGCCCTTCGGGCCGGGCTGCCTGGTCGTCGGATATCCGGCTGACGGCCGTTTGGCCGGGGCACGTTGGCGTCCGACCGTTCGGCTCCAGTGGTCCGGCTGCCTGGCTTTCCGGCCGTTGGCTTCTGGCTGTC from the Streptomyces venezuelae genome contains:
- a CDS encoding AfsR/SARP family transcriptional regulator; this translates as MDIEVLGALGVRENGRSITPTAPKPRQVLALLALHADRMVPVSALTEELWGAAPPRSARTTLQTYVLQLRELIAAALERDTLPDATGTAATGTAATGAGSAPGGTGAGAGPVRSAKDVLVTMPGGYLLCSGGGASDVRTFERLAGAGYRAMDAGDCAGAARQLREALALWSGTAFADVQAGPQLQMEIKRLDESRLCALDRRIEADLRLGRHRELLAELTVLVNGYRTHESLHAQYMLALHRSGRRGEALDAYQRLRTTLVQELGLEPSARLRRLQRSILTAGHDLAAPTPAAPAAPVVPAAAPAPAPAGAGAVPGAAPPAARVRLVPTG
- a CDS encoding AfsR/SARP family transcriptional regulator, with translation MKIQVLGPLSAEVNGGSIVPTARKPRQILSLFALYPGQVMPVPTLMEELWGTEPPQSALTTLQTYILQLRRHLGTALGPGTPGTAKEVLATRHGGYLMQIPAEGVDVHEYDRLATEGRTAFENGDDATAADRFRRALALWRGPALVDVRVGPILEIEVMRLEESRLGTVERRIDADLRLGRHSELIAELTELTARYPQHEGLHSQAMVALYRSGRQASALEIYRKLRIRMIEGLGVEPSPQVQRLHQAMLAVDPQLDVTAGPRRTSTFDLYAA